One window from the genome of Nomascus leucogenys isolate Asia chromosome 12, Asia_NLE_v1, whole genome shotgun sequence encodes:
- the TINAGL1 gene encoding tubulointerstitial nephritis antigen-like isoform X1, translating into MWQCPLGLLLLLSLPGHVALGAQQGRGRRELAPGLHLRGIRDAGGRYCQEQDLCCRGRADDCALPYLGAICYCDLFCNRTVSDCCPDFWDFCLGVPPPFPPIQGCMHGGRIYPVLGTYWDNCNRCTCQENRQWQCDQEPCLVDPDMIKAINQGNYGWQAGNHSAFWGMTLDEGIRYRLGTMRPSSSVMNMHEIYTVLNPGEVLPTAFEASEKWPNLIHEPLDQGNCAGSWAFSTAAVASDRVSIHSLGHMTPVLSPQNLLSCDTHQQQGCRGGRLDGAWWFLRRRGVVSDHCYPFSGRERDEAGPAPPCMMHSRAMGRGKRQATAHCPNSHVNNNDIYQVTPVYRLGSNDKEVMKELMENGPVQALMEVHEDFFLYKGGIYSHTPVSLGRPERYRRHGTHSVKITGCESEGDAERWGEETLPDGRTLKYWTAANSWGPAWGERGHFRIVRGVNECDIESFVLGVWGRVGMEDMGHH; encoded by the exons ATGTGGCAATGTCCACTGGGGCTACTGCTGTTGCTGTCGCTGCCTGGCCACGTGGCTCTGGGTGCCCAGCAGGGTCGTGGGCGCCGGGAGCTAGCACCGGGTCTGCACCTGCGGGGCATCCGGGACGCGGGAGGCCGGTACTGCCAGGAGCAGGACCTGTGCTGCCGCGGCCGTGCTGACGACTGTGCCCTGCCCTACCTGGGCGCCATCTGTTACTGTGACCTCTTCTGCAACCGTACGGTCTCCGACTGCTGCCCTGACTTCTGGGACTTCTGCCTCGGCGTGCCACCCCCTTTTCCCCCGATCCAAG GATGTATGCACGGAGGTCGTATCTATCCAGTCTTGGGAACCTACTGGGACAACTGTAACCGTTG CACCTGCCAGGAGAACAGGCAGTGGCAGTGTGACCAAGAGCCATGCCTAGTGGATCCAGACATGATCAAAGCCATCAACCAGGGCAACTATGG CTGGCAGGCTGGGAACCACAGCGCCTTCTGGGGCATGACCCTGGATGAGGGCATTCGCTACCGCCTGGGCACCATGCGCCCATCTTCCTCGGTCATGAACATGCATGAAATTTAT ACAGTGCTGAACCCAGGGGAGGTGCTTCCCACGGCCTTCGAGGCCTCTGAGAAGTGGCCCAACCTGATTCATGAGCCTCTTGACCAGGGCAACTGTGCAGGCTCCTGGGCCTTCTCCACAGCAG CTGTGGCATCCGATCGTGTCTCAATCCATTCTCTGGGACACATGACGCCTGTACTGTCACCCCAGAACCTGCTGTCTTGTGACACCCACCAGCAGCAGGGCTGCCGCGGTGGGCGCCTCGATGGTGCCTGGTGGTTCCTGCGTCGCCGAGG GGTGGTGTCTGACCACTGCTACCCCTTCTCGGGCCGCGAACGAGACGAGGCTGGCCCTGCGCCCCCCTGTATGATGCACAGCCGAGCCATGGGTCGGGGCAAGCGCCAGGCCACTGCCCACTGCCCCAACAGCCATGTTAATAACAATGACATCTACCAGGTCACTCCTGTCTACCGCCTCGGCTCCAAC GACAAGGAGGTCATGAAGGAGCTGATGGAGAATGGCCCTGTCCAAG CCCTCATGGAGGTGCACGAGGACTTCTTCCTATACAAGGGAGGCATCTACAGCCACACGCCAGTGAGCCTTGGGAGGCCAGAGAGATACCGCCGGCATGGGACCCACTCGGTCAAGATCACAGG ATGTGAGAGTGAGGGAGATGCAGAGAG ATGGGGAGAGGAGACGCTGCCAGATGGAAGGACGCTCAAATACTGG ACTGCGGCCAACTCCTGGGGCCCAGCCTGGGGCGAGAGGGGCCACTTCCGCATCGTGCGCGGCGTCAATGAGTGTGACATCGAGAGTTTCGTGCTGGGCGTCTGGGGCCGCGTGGGCATGGAGGACATGGGTCATCACTGA
- the TINAGL1 gene encoding tubulointerstitial nephritis antigen-like isoform X2: MWQCPLGLLLLLSLPGHVALGAQQGRGRRELAPGLHLRGIRDAGGRYCQEQDLCCRGRADDCALPYLGAICYCDLFCNRTVSDCCPDFWDFCLGVPPPFPPIQGCMHGGRIYPVLGTYWDNCNRCTCQENRQWQCDQEPCLVDPDMIKAINQGNYGWQAGNHSAFWGMTLDEGIRYRLGTMRPSSSVMNMHEIYTVLNPGEVLPTAFEASEKWPNLIHEPLDQGNCAGSWAFSTAAVASDRVSIHSLGHMTPVLSPQNLLSCDTHQQQGCRGGRLDGAWWFLRRRGVVSDHCYPFSGRERDEAGPAPPCMMHSRAMGRGKRQATAHCPNSHVNNNDIYQVTPVYRLGSNDKEVMKELMENGPVQALMEVHEDFFLYKGGIYSHTPVSLGRPERYRRHGTHSVKITGWGEETLPDGRTLKYWTAANSWGPAWGERGHFRIVRGVNECDIESFVLGVWGRVGMEDMGHH, translated from the exons ATGTGGCAATGTCCACTGGGGCTACTGCTGTTGCTGTCGCTGCCTGGCCACGTGGCTCTGGGTGCCCAGCAGGGTCGTGGGCGCCGGGAGCTAGCACCGGGTCTGCACCTGCGGGGCATCCGGGACGCGGGAGGCCGGTACTGCCAGGAGCAGGACCTGTGCTGCCGCGGCCGTGCTGACGACTGTGCCCTGCCCTACCTGGGCGCCATCTGTTACTGTGACCTCTTCTGCAACCGTACGGTCTCCGACTGCTGCCCTGACTTCTGGGACTTCTGCCTCGGCGTGCCACCCCCTTTTCCCCCGATCCAAG GATGTATGCACGGAGGTCGTATCTATCCAGTCTTGGGAACCTACTGGGACAACTGTAACCGTTG CACCTGCCAGGAGAACAGGCAGTGGCAGTGTGACCAAGAGCCATGCCTAGTGGATCCAGACATGATCAAAGCCATCAACCAGGGCAACTATGG CTGGCAGGCTGGGAACCACAGCGCCTTCTGGGGCATGACCCTGGATGAGGGCATTCGCTACCGCCTGGGCACCATGCGCCCATCTTCCTCGGTCATGAACATGCATGAAATTTAT ACAGTGCTGAACCCAGGGGAGGTGCTTCCCACGGCCTTCGAGGCCTCTGAGAAGTGGCCCAACCTGATTCATGAGCCTCTTGACCAGGGCAACTGTGCAGGCTCCTGGGCCTTCTCCACAGCAG CTGTGGCATCCGATCGTGTCTCAATCCATTCTCTGGGACACATGACGCCTGTACTGTCACCCCAGAACCTGCTGTCTTGTGACACCCACCAGCAGCAGGGCTGCCGCGGTGGGCGCCTCGATGGTGCCTGGTGGTTCCTGCGTCGCCGAGG GGTGGTGTCTGACCACTGCTACCCCTTCTCGGGCCGCGAACGAGACGAGGCTGGCCCTGCGCCCCCCTGTATGATGCACAGCCGAGCCATGGGTCGGGGCAAGCGCCAGGCCACTGCCCACTGCCCCAACAGCCATGTTAATAACAATGACATCTACCAGGTCACTCCTGTCTACCGCCTCGGCTCCAAC GACAAGGAGGTCATGAAGGAGCTGATGGAGAATGGCCCTGTCCAAG CCCTCATGGAGGTGCACGAGGACTTCTTCCTATACAAGGGAGGCATCTACAGCCACACGCCAGTGAGCCTTGGGAGGCCAGAGAGATACCGCCGGCATGGGACCCACTCGGTCAAGATCACAGG ATGGGGAGAGGAGACGCTGCCAGATGGAAGGACGCTCAAATACTGG ACTGCGGCCAACTCCTGGGGCCCAGCCTGGGGCGAGAGGGGCCACTTCCGCATCGTGCGCGGCGTCAATGAGTGTGACATCGAGAGTTTCGTGCTGGGCGTCTGGGGCCGCGTGGGCATGGAGGACATGGGTCATCACTGA